From a region of the Thiomicrorhabdus sp. genome:
- a CDS encoding helix-turn-helix transcriptional regulator has protein sequence MIHRAIKAFRQYNKMTQAEVAQKLSISKSYLSEIESGKKTISIDLLEKIAEMYDMPVSSLIFFSETMNSKDAKVSEKFRGFVSSKVLSALEWVIERDSKEKAVI, from the coding sequence ATGATTCATAGAGCTATTAAGGCATTCCGTCAATATAATAAGATGACTCAAGCAGAAGTTGCTCAGAAGTTATCAATATCTAAATCTTATTTATCTGAAATCGAGTCAGGGAAAAAAACAATCAGCATTGATCTGCTAGAAAAAATTGCAGAAATGTATGATATGCCTGTATCTTCCCTTATATTTTTCTCGGAAACAATGAACTCAAAAGATGCAAAAGTTTCAGAGAAATTTCGTGGATTTGTATCTAGTAAAGTCCTTAGTGCTTTAGAGTGGGTAATCGAGCGTGACTCAAAAGAAAAAGCCGTTATCTAA
- a CDS encoding lipoprotein, protein MKRFLFVFVIFALLTGCASSNPLGMSDEQWKSITPEERQALLLKQQQYEEEQRTIRMKAEAEERKIQLKQEMAERERLERLYNAPKNGNVMMINILGGKYKYGKREKRILEESYEIARGETKKIQLTLENPKSRYNSTETAYLQYSMNGNGIYLYLDNPKYNSSKRIALLRDGNWLCGTRYKKSLNTSYESLHKISFFVKEVGSRCNLQRRHY, encoded by the coding sequence ATGAAAAGATTTTTATTTGTTTTTGTTATCTTTGCTCTGTTAACCGGTTGTGCAAGCTCAAACCCTCTTGGTATGAGTGACGAACAATGGAAATCGATCACCCCTGAAGAACGCCAGGCACTGTTGTTAAAACAGCAACAATATGAAGAAGAGCAAAGAACTATTCGCATGAAAGCGGAGGCTGAAGAACGCAAGATTCAGTTAAAACAAGAAATGGCCGAAAGAGAACGTTTAGAGCGTTTATATAATGCTCCAAAAAACGGCAATGTGATGATGATAAATATCCTTGGTGGCAAGTACAAATATGGTAAACGCGAAAAACGCATACTTGAAGAAAGTTATGAAATTGCCCGTGGCGAAACCAAAAAAATTCAGCTCACTTTAGAAAATCCTAAAAGCCGTTACAACTCAACAGAAACGGCTTATTTGCAGTACAGTATGAATGGCAATGGAATTTACTTGTATTTAGACAACCCAAAATACAACTCTAGTAAACGTATCGCCCTTTTGCGTGATGGAAATTGGTTATGTGGAACCCGCTATAAGAAAAGCCTAAATACCTCGTATGAAAGCCTACATAAAATATCTTTTTTTGTAAAAGAAGTGGGTAGCCGTTGCAATTTACAAAGACGTCACTATTAA
- a CDS encoding reverse transcriptase family protein — translation MTQKKKPLSKIQSKGKSYSITQSPFYKVSSKKRLANILGCSPKALKKLSSDSFYNVFNVNNDKGNVREIQQPISELEAIHTRIASLMSRIAIPIDIHSGLKKRSHVTNAKQHIGNKKLLTTDIRKFFPSTSKEMVFRLFFYDFKMPGDIARLMSDVCCFKNGLPTGSRLSMHMAYWANHGMFEEIDNLCKSLNLVFTVYVDDLTISGDSVNELLLNTLKKIVGRYNHRLHEEKTRIYGKNEKKLVTGVIIDGNQTKVKNQQLKNIFEDMEQWKLVKGTPLELPSIKQRLVGRLSAASQVQSSFKDKARSVLKD, via the coding sequence GTGACTCAAAAGAAAAAGCCGTTATCTAAAATACAATCTAAAGGCAAAAGTTATTCTATAACCCAATCCCCATTTTATAAAGTTTCTTCAAAAAAAAGACTTGCCAATATTCTTGGTTGTTCTCCTAAAGCCCTTAAAAAACTATCGAGCGATTCCTTTTACAATGTTTTTAATGTGAACAATGATAAAGGTAATGTGAGAGAAATACAGCAACCTATAAGTGAGCTGGAAGCAATTCACACAAGAATAGCTAGTCTGATGAGTAGGATTGCTATTCCTATAGACATTCATTCAGGCCTTAAGAAACGTTCTCATGTTACAAATGCTAAGCAGCATATAGGTAACAAGAAGTTGTTAACTACTGATATACGTAAGTTTTTCCCTTCAACTAGTAAAGAGATGGTTTTTCGTTTATTTTTTTACGATTTTAAAATGCCGGGAGATATCGCACGTCTTATGTCAGACGTTTGTTGTTTTAAAAATGGTTTGCCTACTGGAAGCCGCTTAAGTATGCATATGGCGTATTGGGCAAATCATGGAATGTTTGAAGAGATTGATAATTTGTGTAAAAGCTTGAATTTGGTATTTACTGTATATGTCGACGATTTAACTATTTCAGGAGATAGTGTAAATGAGTTACTACTTAATACACTAAAAAAGATTGTAGGCAGATATAACCACAGGCTTCATGAAGAAAAGACGCGTATCTACGGAAAGAACGAAAAAAAACTTGTGACAGGCGTGATTATTGATGGGAATCAAACCAAGGTTAAAAATCAACAGCTCAAGAATATTTTTGAAGATATGGAACAGTGGAAATTGGTAAAAGGAACACCTTTGGAATTGCCTTCGATCAAGCAGCGATTAGTTGGGAGGCTAAGTGCTGCTTCACAGGTTCAGTCTTCTTTTAAAGATAAGGCGAGGTCTGTTTTAAAAGACTAA
- the ubiB gene encoding ubiquinone biosynthesis regulatory protein kinase UbiB — protein sequence MKLFKKLARIIKINRVLTHYQIDKMILTDTKYAWLIILNKIFPWNWRTGSNASRGERIRLALEELGPIFIKFGQALSTRKDLLPHDISLELAKLQDDCPPFDETHSLQLIEKGLNKTVGEAFATFNPVPMASASIAQVHEATLHSGTEVVVKVVRPDIKPVIEQDVSIMFSLAKLLEAAVKIARRLHPVEVVAEFEKTILDELDMVREAANAGQLKRNFEGSDLLYVPEVYWSHTSESVMTMERIRGIRISETEKLIEAGIDLTDLSAKGVIIFFTQVFKHNFFHADMHPGNIFVLPDGRYAAIDFGIMGTLTPEDQRYLAENFLAFFNRDYLRVSELHIESEWVPRDTRVNELESAIRSVCEPIWDRPLKEISFGLVLMRLFQTARRFGMEVQPQLVLLQKTLLNIEGLGRQLDDELDLWDTAKPFLEDWMQERVGPKGLAKKVKSNLPFWMEQAPEIPGLVYNTLNKLSHQGLSIQSQQIAKIEAQLEQQNRQQRQRAIGFVLILFGLLLPIDTTYQDWIQLGLLVAGILFLIKK from the coding sequence ATGAAGCTATTTAAAAAACTCGCCCGCATAATCAAAATCAACCGAGTGCTAACGCACTATCAAATCGATAAAATGATTTTGACCGATACCAAATACGCATGGTTGATTATCCTCAATAAAATCTTTCCATGGAACTGGCGAACAGGCTCAAATGCTTCACGTGGAGAACGTATTCGTCTCGCTTTAGAAGAGCTTGGCCCCATTTTTATTAAATTCGGACAAGCCTTATCAACCCGCAAAGATTTATTACCACACGATATCTCTCTTGAATTAGCCAAACTACAAGATGACTGCCCTCCTTTTGATGAAACGCACTCATTACAACTGATAGAAAAAGGGCTTAATAAAACGGTTGGTGAAGCTTTTGCCACATTCAATCCCGTGCCAATGGCATCAGCCTCAATTGCCCAAGTGCATGAAGCCACTTTACACTCAGGTACAGAAGTCGTTGTTAAGGTGGTTCGCCCAGACATTAAGCCAGTAATAGAGCAAGATGTTTCAATCATGTTCAGTCTGGCTAAACTTTTAGAAGCCGCCGTTAAGATTGCCCGTCGCCTGCACCCTGTTGAAGTAGTTGCTGAATTTGAAAAAACCATACTTGATGAACTAGACATGGTGCGAGAAGCCGCTAATGCAGGCCAGTTAAAGCGTAATTTTGAAGGTTCTGATTTGCTATATGTACCAGAAGTCTATTGGTCACACACATCTGAAAGTGTCATGACCATGGAACGCATTCGAGGGATTAGAATTAGCGAAACCGAAAAACTGATTGAAGCTGGAATTGATTTAACCGACTTAAGTGCCAAAGGTGTCATTATCTTCTTTACCCAGGTGTTCAAACACAACTTCTTTCATGCGGATATGCACCCAGGAAATATCTTTGTATTACCAGACGGACGCTACGCTGCCATTGACTTTGGGATTATGGGAACTCTAACGCCAGAAGATCAACGCTATTTAGCCGAGAATTTTTTAGCCTTCTTTAATCGTGATTATTTACGTGTTTCTGAACTGCATATTGAATCGGAGTGGGTACCAAGAGATACTCGCGTGAATGAACTAGAGTCCGCCATTCGTTCAGTGTGTGAACCTATTTGGGATCGTCCGCTTAAGGAGATTTCTTTTGGTTTAGTATTAATGCGTCTGTTCCAAACGGCTCGCCGCTTTGGAATGGAGGTGCAACCTCAACTGGTATTACTACAAAAAACCTTACTAAATATTGAAGGTTTGGGCCGCCAGTTAGACGATGAATTAGACCTTTGGGATACCGCAAAACCTTTCTTAGAAGATTGGATGCAAGAACGTGTGGGACCAAAAGGCTTAGCCAAAAAAGTGAAAAGTAATTTACCTTTCTGGATGGAACAAGCACCAGAAATACCAGGCCTGGTCTATAACACCTTAAATAAATTATCGCATCAAGGTCTTAGTATTCAGTCGCAACAGATTGCAAAAATTGAAGCTCAATTAGAACAACAAAATCGCCAACAACGCCAACGGGCAATTGGTTTTGTGCTAATTTTATTTGGGCTTTTATTGCCAATAGATACAACCTATCAAGACTGGATCCAGCTTGGTTTATTGGTTGCTGGTATTCTGTTCTTGATCAAAAAATAA